From the genome of Vulpes lagopus strain Blue_001 chromosome 2, ASM1834538v1, whole genome shotgun sequence, one region includes:
- the LOC121484145 gene encoding zinc finger protein 850-like isoform X1 has protein sequence MDSVATVDVVNRLTGLCSEKGRGRLWVLQGGVTFEDIAVYFSWKEWRLLDEAQRRLYHHVMLENFTLISSLGCCCGAEAVEAPIEQSASGGVSQTRTPRVALTSQKTHPCEMCGPVLRDIFHLAEQQGKENSQKLLRCGACGKRFYFSIKFEQQQHVGETLCRNGVDGACDVKSCRIHDSGKSFTCREVRKDFLSGSRHLRQEATASGEKPNTITQCRATLQSRKSHYPWGECKNAFSPKHPHVKDQGVHPGRQCFVCSECGKTFRYKSLLAIHQRFHTGERYHEFGKYGKYSRQRSTLSEHGKTHSGSRQYTCSKCGKSLGPKTVLIHPQRWHNGVKSYVCSECEKSFSCNSVLITHNVQPEERFYKCHACGKSFPSMSALCYHRRSHTGERSYECRECGKSFTSNSVLRSHQRLHTGERHYECRECGKSFISNSVLRSHQRLHTGERPYECHECGKSFTFSSTLRYHQRVHTGQKPYKCRECGKSFITSNQCRSHQTVHSGEKPHECSECGKSFPRKYSLVEHKKIHSQERPYECNECGKSFITSSQCRSHQRVHTGERPYECHECGKSYTVSSGLHVHQRVHTGERPYACHECGKSFTSSSNLRYHQAVHSGERPYECSECGKSFSRKYSLVEHKKIHSQERPYECNECGKSFITSSQFRSHQRLHTGERPYECRECGKSFTSNSALRSHQRLHTGERPYKCRDCGKSYIVSSALRVHQRVHTGQRPYKCRECGKSYTVSSALRVHQRIHTGQKPYKCRECGKSFVSNPALRYHHRVHTGERPYECRECGKSFTSNSALRSHQRLHTGERPYECRDCGKSYTVSSALRVHQRVHTGQRPYKCRECGKSFTTNSILRYHQAVHTGQKPYKCHECGKSFISNPALRFHHRVHTEQKPYECRERGKSFTSDSALRYQRVLNGKRPYECNECGKSFAGSSPFRYHQRCHTGERPYKCSECGKSFTASSAFRSHQRIHTGERPYKCSECGKSFTANSALYYHRIRHTGQKPHQCPECGKSFIFSSALRSHQRCHTGERPYKCSECGKSFTTSSAFRSHQRIHTGEKPYKCSECGKSFAASSALYSHRIRHTGQKPHECPECGKSFTFSSALRCHQRRHTGERPYKCSECEKSFIASSALRIHQRVHTGKNCSKCNECGKSFLTSTRLRAHQSVHSGERPYQCSQCGKSFPRKDTLVVHQKVHSGERPYECNECGKSFTFSSALRTHQRVHTGERPYECRECGKSFICSSSLRSHQRLHTGEKPYECHECGKSFTGNSSLRCHQRLHTGERPYECRECGKSYMSSNGFKYHNNLHTAGRI, from the exons ATGGACTCCGTGGCCACCGTGGACGTGGTGAACCGGTTGACTGGTCTATGTTCTGAGAAGGGCCGAGGCCGATTGTGGGTGTTGCAg GGTGGCGTGACCTTTGAGGACATTGCCGTGTACTTCTCCTGGAAGGAGTGGAGACTTCTGGATGAGGCTCAGAGACGGCTGTACCACCatgtgatgctggagaacttTACGCTTATATCCTCACTGG GTTGCTGCTGTGGAGCAGAGGCTGTGGAGGCACCCATTGAACAGAGTGCTTCTGGAGGTGTGTCACAGACCAGGACGCCCAGGGTAGCTCTGACTTCCCAGAAGACCCACCCCTGTGAGATGTGTGGTCCAGTCTTGAGAGACATTTTCCATTTGGCTGAGcagcagggaaaagaaaacagccaGAAACTGTTGAGGTGCGGAGCATGTGGGAAACGATTTTATTTCAGTATAAAGTTTGAACAGCAGCAGCACGTGGGAGAAACACTATGCAGAAACGGTGTGGATGGGGCCTGTGATGTGAAGAGCTGCAGAATCCATGATTCAGGAAAGTCCTTTACCTGTAGGGAAGTTCGGAAGGACTTCCTGTCTGGCTCGAGACATCTGCGGCAAGAGGCCACTGCGAGTGGGGAGAAGCCAAACACCATCACACAGTGCAGGGCAACTTTACAAAGCAGAAAAAGTCATTATCCTTGGGGAGAATGCAAGAACGCCTTTAGTCCTAAACATCCCCATGTTAAGGACCAGGGTGTCCACCCTGGAAGACAGTGCTTTGTGTGTAGTGAATGTGGGAAAACGTTCAGGTATAAATCGTTACTTGCTATACATCAGAGGTTTCATACTGGAGAAAGATATCATGAGTTTGGCAAATATGGAAAATACTCTAGGCAAAGATCAACCCTGAGTGAACATGGAAAGACTCATAGTGGATCCAGGCAATACACGTGTAGCAAATGTGGGAAATCCTTAGGTCCCAAAACTGTCCTCATTCATCCCCAGAGATGGCACAATGGAGTAAAGAGTTATGTGTGCAGTGAATGTGAAAAATCTTTTAGCTGTAACTCAGTGTTGATTACTCATAATGTTCAACCTGAAGAAAGGTTTTATAAGTGTCATGCCTGTGGAAAatcttttccctctatgtctgcCCTCTGTTATCATCGGAGATCTCACACGGGAGAAAGATCTTATGAGTGCCGTGAATGTGGGAAGTCTTTTACGAGTAATTCTGTCCTCCGTTCTCACCAGAGACTTCATACTGGAGAAAGGCATTATGAGTGCcgtgaatgtgggaaatcttttaTCAGTAATTCTGTCCTCCGTTCTCACCAGAGACTTCAtactggagaaaggccttatgaatgccatgaatgtgggaaatcctttACTTTTAGTTCTACCCTCCGTTATCACCAGAGAGTTCATACTGGACAAAAGCCTTATAAGTGCCGagaatgtgggaaatcttttaTTACTAGTAATCAGTGCCGTTCTCACCAAACAGTTCACAGTGGAGAAAAGCCTCATGAATGCAGTGAATGTGGCAAATCCTTTCCCCGAAAATATAGCCTTGTTGAACACAAAAAGATTCACTCACAAGAACGGCCTTATgagtgtaatgaatgtgggaaatcttttaTTACTAGTAGCCAATGTCGTTCTCACCAGAGAGTTCAtactggagaaaggccttatgagtgccatgaatgtgggaaatcttACACTGTTAGTTCTGGCCTCCACGTTCACCagagagttcacactggagaaagacCTTATGCATGCCATGAATGTGGAAAGTCCTTTACCAGTAGTTCTAACCTACGTTACCACCAGGCAGTTCACAGTGGAGAGAGGCCTTATGAATGCAGTGAATGTGGCAAATCCTTTTCCCGAAAATATAGCCTTGTTGAACACAAAAAGATTCACTCACAAGAACGGCCTTATgagtgtaatgaatgtgggaaatcttttaTTACTAGTAGCCAATTTCGTTCTCACCAAAGActtcacactggagaaaggccttatgagtgccgtgaatgtgggaaatcttttacCAGTAATTCTGCCCTCCGTTCTCACCAAAGActtcacactggagaaaggccttataAGTGCCGTGACTGTGGGAAATCTTACATTGTTAGTTCTGCCCTCCGTGTTCACCAGAGAGTTCATACTGGACAAAGGCCTTATAAGTGCcgtgaatgtgggaaatcttaCACTGTTAGTTCTGCCCTCCGTGTTcaccagagaattcatactggacaGAAGCCTTACAAGTGCcgtgaatgtgggaaatcttttGTCAGTAATCCTGCTCTCCGTTATCACCAcagagttcacactggagaaaggccttatgagtgccgtgaatgtgggaaatcttttacCAGTAATTCTGCCCTCCGTTCTCACCAAAGACTTCAtactggagaaaggccttatgagtgcCGTGACTGTGGGAAATCTTACACTGTTAGTTCTGCCCTCCGTGTTCACCAGAGAGTTCATACTGGACAAAGGCCTTATAAGTGCCgtgaatgtgggaaatcctttACCACTAATTCTATCCTACGTTATCACCAGGCAGTTCACACTGGACAAAAGCCTTATAAGTGCcatgaatgtgggaaatcttttaTCAGTAATCCTGCTCTCCGTTTTCACCACAGAGTTCACACTGAACAAAAGCCCTATGAATGCCGTGAACGTGGGAAATCTTTTACCAGTGATTCTGCCCTACGTTATCAGAGAGTTCTCAATGGAAAAAGGCCTTATGAATGCAACGAATGTGGGAAATCTTTTGCTGGTAGTTCTCCTTTCCGTTATCACCAGAGATGTCATACAGGAGAAAGGCCTTATAAGTGCAGTGAGTGTGGGAAATCTTTTACTGCTAGTTCTGCCTTCCGTTCTcaccagagaattcatactggagagaggCCTTAtaagtgcagtgaatgtgggaaatcttttacTGCTAATTCTGCCCTCTATTATCACCGCATACGTCATACTGGACAAAAGCCTCATCAGTGTCCTGAATGTggcaaatcttttatttttagttctgcCCTCCGTTCTCACCAGAGATGTCATACAGGAGAAAGGCCTTAtaagtgcagtgaatgtgggaaatcttttacTACTAGTTCTGCCTTCCGTTCTCaccagagaattcacactggagaaaagccttataagtgcagtgaatgtgggaaatcttttGCTGCTAGTTCTGCCCTCTATTCTCACCGTATACGTCATACTGGACAAAAGCCTCATGAGTGCCCTGAGTGTGGGAAATCTTTTACTTTTAGTTCTGCCCTCCGTTGTCACCAGAGACGTCATACAGGAGAAAGGCCTTATAAGTGCAGTGAATGTGAGAAATCTTTTATTGCTAGTTCTGCCCTTCGTATTCACCAGAGAGTTCACACTGGAAAAAACTGTTCTAAGTGCAATGAGTGTGGGAAATCTTTTCTCACAAGTACCCGCCTTCGAGCTCACCAGAGCGTCCACAGTGGAGAGAGGCCTTACCAATGCAGTCAATGTGGCAAATCCTTTCCCCGAAAAGATACCCTCGTTGTTCATCAAAAGGTTCACTCAGGTGAACGGCCTTATgagtgtaatgaatgtgggaaatcatTTACTTTTAGTTCTGCCCTCCGTACTCACCagagagttcacactggagaaaggccttatgagtgcCGTGAATGTGGGAAATCATTTATATGTAGTTCTTCTCTCCGTTCTCACCAGAGActtcacactggagaaaagccTTATGAATGCCATGAATGTGGAAAATCATTCACTGGTAATTCTTCCCTCCGTTGTCACCAGAGActtcacactggagaaaggccttatgagtgcCGTGAATGTGGGAAATCATATATGAGTAGTAATGGTTTTAAATATCATAACAATCTTCACACTGCAGGAAGGATTTAA
- the LOC121484145 gene encoding zinc finger protein 850-like isoform X2, with product MSPMAAAAPRALAQGGVTFEDIAVYFSWKEWRLLDEAQRRLYHHVMLENFTLISSLGCCCGAEAVEAPIEQSASGGVSQTRTPRVALTSQKTHPCEMCGPVLRDIFHLAEQQGKENSQKLLRCGACGKRFYFSIKFEQQQHVGETLCRNGVDGACDVKSCRIHDSGKSFTCREVRKDFLSGSRHLRQEATASGEKPNTITQCRATLQSRKSHYPWGECKNAFSPKHPHVKDQGVHPGRQCFVCSECGKTFRYKSLLAIHQRFHTGERYHEFGKYGKYSRQRSTLSEHGKTHSGSRQYTCSKCGKSLGPKTVLIHPQRWHNGVKSYVCSECEKSFSCNSVLITHNVQPEERFYKCHACGKSFPSMSALCYHRRSHTGERSYECRECGKSFTSNSVLRSHQRLHTGERHYECRECGKSFISNSVLRSHQRLHTGERPYECHECGKSFTFSSTLRYHQRVHTGQKPYKCRECGKSFITSNQCRSHQTVHSGEKPHECSECGKSFPRKYSLVEHKKIHSQERPYECNECGKSFITSSQCRSHQRVHTGERPYECHECGKSYTVSSGLHVHQRVHTGERPYACHECGKSFTSSSNLRYHQAVHSGERPYECSECGKSFSRKYSLVEHKKIHSQERPYECNECGKSFITSSQFRSHQRLHTGERPYECRECGKSFTSNSALRSHQRLHTGERPYKCRDCGKSYIVSSALRVHQRVHTGQRPYKCRECGKSYTVSSALRVHQRIHTGQKPYKCRECGKSFVSNPALRYHHRVHTGERPYECRECGKSFTSNSALRSHQRLHTGERPYECRDCGKSYTVSSALRVHQRVHTGQRPYKCRECGKSFTTNSILRYHQAVHTGQKPYKCHECGKSFISNPALRFHHRVHTEQKPYECRERGKSFTSDSALRYQRVLNGKRPYECNECGKSFAGSSPFRYHQRCHTGERPYKCSECGKSFTASSAFRSHQRIHTGERPYKCSECGKSFTANSALYYHRIRHTGQKPHQCPECGKSFIFSSALRSHQRCHTGERPYKCSECGKSFTTSSAFRSHQRIHTGEKPYKCSECGKSFAASSALYSHRIRHTGQKPHECPECGKSFTFSSALRCHQRRHTGERPYKCSECEKSFIASSALRIHQRVHTGKNCSKCNECGKSFLTSTRLRAHQSVHSGERPYQCSQCGKSFPRKDTLVVHQKVHSGERPYECNECGKSFTFSSALRTHQRVHTGERPYECRECGKSFICSSSLRSHQRLHTGEKPYECHECGKSFTGNSSLRCHQRLHTGERPYECRECGKSYMSSNGFKYHNNLHTAGRI from the exons ATGAGTCCAATGGCGGCGGCCGCGCCCAGGGCCCTAGCGCAG GGTGGCGTGACCTTTGAGGACATTGCCGTGTACTTCTCCTGGAAGGAGTGGAGACTTCTGGATGAGGCTCAGAGACGGCTGTACCACCatgtgatgctggagaacttTACGCTTATATCCTCACTGG GTTGCTGCTGTGGAGCAGAGGCTGTGGAGGCACCCATTGAACAGAGTGCTTCTGGAGGTGTGTCACAGACCAGGACGCCCAGGGTAGCTCTGACTTCCCAGAAGACCCACCCCTGTGAGATGTGTGGTCCAGTCTTGAGAGACATTTTCCATTTGGCTGAGcagcagggaaaagaaaacagccaGAAACTGTTGAGGTGCGGAGCATGTGGGAAACGATTTTATTTCAGTATAAAGTTTGAACAGCAGCAGCACGTGGGAGAAACACTATGCAGAAACGGTGTGGATGGGGCCTGTGATGTGAAGAGCTGCAGAATCCATGATTCAGGAAAGTCCTTTACCTGTAGGGAAGTTCGGAAGGACTTCCTGTCTGGCTCGAGACATCTGCGGCAAGAGGCCACTGCGAGTGGGGAGAAGCCAAACACCATCACACAGTGCAGGGCAACTTTACAAAGCAGAAAAAGTCATTATCCTTGGGGAGAATGCAAGAACGCCTTTAGTCCTAAACATCCCCATGTTAAGGACCAGGGTGTCCACCCTGGAAGACAGTGCTTTGTGTGTAGTGAATGTGGGAAAACGTTCAGGTATAAATCGTTACTTGCTATACATCAGAGGTTTCATACTGGAGAAAGATATCATGAGTTTGGCAAATATGGAAAATACTCTAGGCAAAGATCAACCCTGAGTGAACATGGAAAGACTCATAGTGGATCCAGGCAATACACGTGTAGCAAATGTGGGAAATCCTTAGGTCCCAAAACTGTCCTCATTCATCCCCAGAGATGGCACAATGGAGTAAAGAGTTATGTGTGCAGTGAATGTGAAAAATCTTTTAGCTGTAACTCAGTGTTGATTACTCATAATGTTCAACCTGAAGAAAGGTTTTATAAGTGTCATGCCTGTGGAAAatcttttccctctatgtctgcCCTCTGTTATCATCGGAGATCTCACACGGGAGAAAGATCTTATGAGTGCCGTGAATGTGGGAAGTCTTTTACGAGTAATTCTGTCCTCCGTTCTCACCAGAGACTTCATACTGGAGAAAGGCATTATGAGTGCcgtgaatgtgggaaatcttttaTCAGTAATTCTGTCCTCCGTTCTCACCAGAGACTTCAtactggagaaaggccttatgaatgccatgaatgtgggaaatcctttACTTTTAGTTCTACCCTCCGTTATCACCAGAGAGTTCATACTGGACAAAAGCCTTATAAGTGCCGagaatgtgggaaatcttttaTTACTAGTAATCAGTGCCGTTCTCACCAAACAGTTCACAGTGGAGAAAAGCCTCATGAATGCAGTGAATGTGGCAAATCCTTTCCCCGAAAATATAGCCTTGTTGAACACAAAAAGATTCACTCACAAGAACGGCCTTATgagtgtaatgaatgtgggaaatcttttaTTACTAGTAGCCAATGTCGTTCTCACCAGAGAGTTCAtactggagaaaggccttatgagtgccatgaatgtgggaaatcttACACTGTTAGTTCTGGCCTCCACGTTCACCagagagttcacactggagaaagacCTTATGCATGCCATGAATGTGGAAAGTCCTTTACCAGTAGTTCTAACCTACGTTACCACCAGGCAGTTCACAGTGGAGAGAGGCCTTATGAATGCAGTGAATGTGGCAAATCCTTTTCCCGAAAATATAGCCTTGTTGAACACAAAAAGATTCACTCACAAGAACGGCCTTATgagtgtaatgaatgtgggaaatcttttaTTACTAGTAGCCAATTTCGTTCTCACCAAAGActtcacactggagaaaggccttatgagtgccgtgaatgtgggaaatcttttacCAGTAATTCTGCCCTCCGTTCTCACCAAAGActtcacactggagaaaggccttataAGTGCCGTGACTGTGGGAAATCTTACATTGTTAGTTCTGCCCTCCGTGTTCACCAGAGAGTTCATACTGGACAAAGGCCTTATAAGTGCcgtgaatgtgggaaatcttaCACTGTTAGTTCTGCCCTCCGTGTTcaccagagaattcatactggacaGAAGCCTTACAAGTGCcgtgaatgtgggaaatcttttGTCAGTAATCCTGCTCTCCGTTATCACCAcagagttcacactggagaaaggccttatgagtgccgtgaatgtgggaaatcttttacCAGTAATTCTGCCCTCCGTTCTCACCAAAGACTTCAtactggagaaaggccttatgagtgcCGTGACTGTGGGAAATCTTACACTGTTAGTTCTGCCCTCCGTGTTCACCAGAGAGTTCATACTGGACAAAGGCCTTATAAGTGCCgtgaatgtgggaaatcctttACCACTAATTCTATCCTACGTTATCACCAGGCAGTTCACACTGGACAAAAGCCTTATAAGTGCcatgaatgtgggaaatcttttaTCAGTAATCCTGCTCTCCGTTTTCACCACAGAGTTCACACTGAACAAAAGCCCTATGAATGCCGTGAACGTGGGAAATCTTTTACCAGTGATTCTGCCCTACGTTATCAGAGAGTTCTCAATGGAAAAAGGCCTTATGAATGCAACGAATGTGGGAAATCTTTTGCTGGTAGTTCTCCTTTCCGTTATCACCAGAGATGTCATACAGGAGAAAGGCCTTATAAGTGCAGTGAGTGTGGGAAATCTTTTACTGCTAGTTCTGCCTTCCGTTCTcaccagagaattcatactggagagaggCCTTAtaagtgcagtgaatgtgggaaatcttttacTGCTAATTCTGCCCTCTATTATCACCGCATACGTCATACTGGACAAAAGCCTCATCAGTGTCCTGAATGTggcaaatcttttatttttagttctgcCCTCCGTTCTCACCAGAGATGTCATACAGGAGAAAGGCCTTAtaagtgcagtgaatgtgggaaatcttttacTACTAGTTCTGCCTTCCGTTCTCaccagagaattcacactggagaaaagccttataagtgcagtgaatgtgggaaatcttttGCTGCTAGTTCTGCCCTCTATTCTCACCGTATACGTCATACTGGACAAAAGCCTCATGAGTGCCCTGAGTGTGGGAAATCTTTTACTTTTAGTTCTGCCCTCCGTTGTCACCAGAGACGTCATACAGGAGAAAGGCCTTATAAGTGCAGTGAATGTGAGAAATCTTTTATTGCTAGTTCTGCCCTTCGTATTCACCAGAGAGTTCACACTGGAAAAAACTGTTCTAAGTGCAATGAGTGTGGGAAATCTTTTCTCACAAGTACCCGCCTTCGAGCTCACCAGAGCGTCCACAGTGGAGAGAGGCCTTACCAATGCAGTCAATGTGGCAAATCCTTTCCCCGAAAAGATACCCTCGTTGTTCATCAAAAGGTTCACTCAGGTGAACGGCCTTATgagtgtaatgaatgtgggaaatcatTTACTTTTAGTTCTGCCCTCCGTACTCACCagagagttcacactggagaaaggccttatgagtgcCGTGAATGTGGGAAATCATTTATATGTAGTTCTTCTCTCCGTTCTCACCAGAGActtcacactggagaaaagccTTATGAATGCCATGAATGTGGAAAATCATTCACTGGTAATTCTTCCCTCCGTTGTCACCAGAGActtcacactggagaaaggccttatgagtgcCGTGAATGTGGGAAATCATATATGAGTAGTAATGGTTTTAAATATCATAACAATCTTCACACTGCAGGAAGGATTTAA